CACATGATTCATGGGCATTCCTGGCAAGAGGTCAGATCTCTCTACTCCTAATTCGAAAACTTCCAAATCCTGATTTCAGAGTCAACAGCAAGGTCAGAGGCTAGAGTCCTGATGGGCATGGAGCTCAGGAGGCTGGCAAGTTGCTCAGCAATGTCTGTGGGGCTGCCACATGGAAGTAGAGGCCAGGAAGGCCACAGGAAAATTGCCCCAAAAGAAGTTTCCAAGAGGGTTTACGCTTGGACAGGGCATAGAACCTGGCCGTGAGATTGCACTTTGGGTATGAGGGGGTCAGTCACCGAGCAGGCCTGGGGAGCAGAGAACCTCCCCACTTGCCCTGGGCATGCCAAGGCTCCATGGTCTAGGCTCAGTGGTGCCACCACAGCCTGTCACATGTCCCAGCTCCTCACTGCTGGGACATCTCCAGGTTCTTGATGGGATACAGGTACCACATCACTACCCCTGAAGGGTTGATGATCACTGTGAAGTTGGTTTCATCTCGGAGGCCACTGATGATGTCACCTGAGTAGACGTCCTGGGCCTGCAGTGGGGAGGGACATCACCAATGCCACCATGAGAGTGGCTGCACAGAGACCCCCCCCCCAGAGGATGTAGAAGCCTTCTGCCTGGACTTTGGCCTGTCTGTGCTGGGCTTCCAGTATGCCCTACAGAAGTGGGAGCCCTGAATCCCCATCACTTCTCCACCAGCAAATCCAGCAGGTGCCCAAGCACGGGCAGTGGAGAAAGCCCCAGCCCATGGAAAACTGTGAGGAACGTGCCAGCAAGTGCTGACCCTTGGGAGGAGGAGTACAGCCCTAGAGGCTAATGGGATTCATATTTATATGCAGTAGTTCTGTTTGCATAGGTTGAAAATACTGGTGCAGAGCACGGCACTGGCTGCAGCTCTCAGTGCCTGCAGCTCCCCATGGGCACCTGCCAGAGGCCCTAAGCCCACGGCTCAGGGGAGGCCATATGTGAACAACCACCCCCCATAATACCCTCCCACAGAAATCTGAAGCCCAGGCGGGTGGCTGCAGGCAGCCAGGTGCTCACCTCATATATCACAGACCCGGTGAAGTTCAGCTGGCCAAGGGAGGAGTGGTAGCGATAAGGCATATCGGTCCTGCGGCTGAAGAAGACTAAGGCGCTAGCCTTGTTGGACAGAGGCCGCATGTACACTTCGATGAGAGATTTTTCCTGGGCACAGAAGGTGGCTACTGGCTGGGGTCCCTTGCTCAGACACGACCTACCATTGCCTCCCTGGCCCTCCCTGAGTTCTGGGTCCCCCAGTTCACAGCTCCATGTCACACAGGTTTAGGGAGGATGCCACGGGCCTCCAGCACCCCAGCTTATCTAACCCTATCTGCCCACCTTCCCTGACTCAGCAGATACTCATCAACACCTACTCTGAGCCCGGCCCCTATGCTAGCACACTGAGACAAGTGCTGCATGAGGCCCTGCCCCAGAAGCTCATAGGACAACGGGAGGGATAAACGCAGAAACAGGGAAGCGCAACAACAGTACAGCGTATGAGTGCTGGCCCCAAACAGCTGCCAGTGCTGGCCTGGAGGGTGCTGTCCAGTGGGAACAGTGAACTCTGTTCCAGGAGGGTGGAGAGTGGAGCTGGATGTGAACTCCCATCCTCCAGAAGGTTTTCCAGGCCCAGCTCCACCATCAGCCCCTCTGGCAGGGAATTGTTACTTCCTCTGGGCATCACCAGTTCTATAGGTGCCTTCCGTAGTTCTGTAGGTTTCTTTTTACCAGAATCCAGGATTTGGTAAAGAGCAAAGgcagacaggcacagtggctcatgcctgtaatcccattactttgtgaggccgaggccagtggatcagctgacgtcaggagttttgagagtagcctggccaacatggtgaaaccctgtctctactgaaaaaaatacaaaaaaaattagccgggtgtggtggcgcacacctgtaatcccagctacctgggaggctgaggcaggaaaatcgcttgaacctgggagccagaggttgcagtgagctgagatggtgccactgcactccagcctgggctacagagtgagactccatctcaaaaaaaaaaaaaaaaaaaaaggctttgagGTGACACTGAAGTCCAGTCTTGTTTGTACCAACTGTGTAGCCTTGGGATAAAGTTACTCAGACTCTCgaagtttcatttttctcatttgtaaaatggcaaGATAACTaccttgctgagaaaaattatctaaaactcccggcacatggtaggtactcaataaatagcaGCCACTAGTAGTCGTAGTATTCCTTGGCTATAACAGCTTCTcctggccgagtgcggtggctcatgcctgtaatcccagcactttgggaggctgatgcgggtggatcacctgaggccaggagtttgagacgagcctggccaacatggtgtctctactaaaaatacaaaaattagctgggcgtggtggcaggcgcctgtagtgccagctactcaggaggctgaggcacgagaattgcttgaacccggcaggtagagattgcagtgagtcgaaattgtgccactgcactccagcctgggtgacagagtgagaccctgtctcaaaaacaaacaaaccagctcCTCCTGCTCTGGAGGGAAGCCCAAGCTCTCTGCAGGCCATCACGGGTGTATAGAAGCTCTGTGCCTCACCCTTCCTATGTGCACTTATGTGGCTGACGCCTCTCATCCCCTACTCCCTTGAGCTGTCCTGCTCAGCCCTGCTCTCACCCAGCAAGAGGAGGACAGTTGGAGCAGCTCCCATCAGAGTCCTCAACCATAAGCAACCAGAAGGGGTAGCCCTGGTTGGGGACTGGGCGACTCCTGTACCTCGCCAGGTGTTGCCCCCAGGGAGGCTGGCAGCCTTTCTCTCAGGAGAACCCAGTTCCTcagccctccccttccttccctccacacCCTAGTACCTTGTGAATCCTGCGTCCCTGGATGCCTAAGGGATCCTGGTTGATTTTGATCATGAGTGGATTCTGCAGAATGTCCATGTTCTGGGCGGAGATGGTACGCAGGTCTGTGGACATCAAGAGGGGGGCTGCCAGCACCGTCCACAGGGCCATCTGGGCCCGGGATTGCTCTAAGCTGAGACCAAAGTTCCCAATGAGCAGCTGGGGGCAGAGAAGAGGAGTAGTCAGCTCTCATCTCCTCAAGGAGGTAGACACAGGGACCATCCCCAAACTTGTAGCCAAGGAAGAGCAATTAGGGATTAGGGAAAGATGGCTGTATGTGGAGGAGGCCTGGTTCAGCAAACACCATTCCCCAGCCCTGTGGCCTTGGGGGAGTTAAGTCACCTTCCATCTGAGCATCAGCTTTTTATTTTCCATCAAGAACAGGAGTCGGCGGTAGGGGGGTGGGCAgatggccaggtgcggcggctcatgcttgtaaatgccagcactttgggaggctgaggtaaggaaGAGACCACTACTACTCCTGCTGCCCTCCTCTCCCAACCttgcctagttcacaagacaggaggagagaaaaagcaaaaagttggaaataaacaaaagtaaGATAAATAGCCAGACAACCTTGGCACCACCACCTGGCCCtaggagttaaaaaaaagtaataataataacatcaacccctgacctaaactacttgtgttatctgtaaattccagaTACGGTATGAAAAAAGCATTGtaaaactttttgttctgttagcTGATGCATGTAGCCTCCAGTCACGTTTCCCACGCTTGCTTGATGTATCACGACCCTTTCACATGGACCCCTTAAAGTTGTAAGCCTTTAAAAAggccaagaatttctttttcagggaGCTCGGCTCTTAAGACACGAGTCTGCCGACACTCCCAGCCGAataaaaacctcttccttctttaatctggtgtctgaggagttttgtctgcggctgGTCCTGCTacagaggcaggtgaatcacttgagcccaggagttagagaccatcctggccaacatagcaaaacctcatttctactgaaaatataaaaattacccaggcgtggtggtaaacacctgtaattccagctacttgttCAAGCACGAGAATAACTtgaaccagaaggtggaggttgcagtgagccgagattgcaccactgcactccagcctgggcaacagagtgagactctgactcaaaaaacaaaaggccaggcgcggtggctcacgcctgtaatcccagcactttgggaggctgaggagggcagatcacctgaggtcaggagttcgaaaccagcctgaccaacacggagaaaccccatctctaccaaaaatacaaaattagccaggtgtggtggcgcatgcctgtaatcccagctacttgggaggctgagacaggagaatcgcttgaacctgggaggcggaggttgcggtcagccaagatcatgccattgcactccagcctgggcaacaagagcaaaactcattctctaaataaatagataaataggctgggcgtggtggctcacacctgtaatcccagcactttgggaggctgaggcgggcagatcatgaggtcaggagtttgagaccagtctggccaacatggtgaaaccccatctctactaaaaaaatacaaaaaaaaaaattagctgggtgtcatagcaggcgcctgtaatcccagctactcgggtggctgaggcaggagaatcgcttgaacctgggaggtggaggttgcagtaagccgagatcgcgccattgcactccagcctgggcgacagagcaagactccgtctcaaaaaataaataaatcaataaaaaacaaaaaccccatggGGGTGATGGGGGTGGTAATATGCCCTGGCTACATCACAGGTTGTTCAGATGATCAAATGGGCTCCTGTTGTCAAAAAGCTTATAAACTAGGTCAAGTCAATAAATGTTCCAAGGTGACAGTGGTAAGAAACAGAACGGGACAAAGTCCCTGTACCTACCACTGGCCACACCCACTTGCCCTAGC
Above is a genomic segment from Pan troglodytes isolate AG18354 chromosome 23, NHGRI_mPanTro3-v2.0_pri, whole genome shotgun sequence containing:
- the NAGA gene encoding alpha-N-acetylgalactosaminidase isoform X5, with the translated sequence MLDNGLLQTPPMGWLAWERFRCNINCDEDPKNCISERLFMEMADRMAQDGWRDMGYTYLNIDDCWIGGRDASGCLMPDPKRFPHGIPFLADYVHSLGLKLGIYADMGNFTCMGYPGTTLDKVVQDAQTFAEWKVDMLKLDGCFSTPEERAQGYPKMAAALNATGRPIAFSCSWPAYEGGLPPRARLGEEGSRSSSGLFLTSASQSAGIYKHEPPHLAICPPPYRRLLFLMENKKLMLRWKLLIGNFGLSLEQSRAQMALWTVLAAPLLMSTDLRTISAQNMDILQNPLMIKINQDPLGIQGRRIHKEKSLIEVYMRPLSNKASALVFFSRRTDMPYRYHSSLGQLNFTGSVIYEAQDVYSGDIISGLRDETNFTVIINPSGVVMWYLYPIKNLEMSQQ
- the NAGA gene encoding alpha-N-acetylgalactosaminidase isoform X3, which encodes MLLKTVLLLGHVAQVLMLDNGLLQTPPMGWLAWERFRCNINCDEDPKNCISERLFMEMADRMAQDGWRDMGYTYLNIDDCWIGGRDASGCLMPDPKRFPHGIPFLADYVHSLGLKLGIYADMGNFTCMGYPGTTLDKVVQDAQTFAEWKVDMLKLDGCFSTPEERAQGYPKMAAALNATGRPIAFSCSWPAYEGGLPPRARLGEEGSRSSSGLFLTSASQSAGIYKHEPPHLAICPPPYRRLLFLMENKKLMLRWKLLIGNFGLSLEQSRAQMALWTVLAAPLLMSTDLRTISAQNMDILQNPLMIKINQDPLGIQGRRIHKEKSLIEVYMRPLSNKASALVFFSRRTDMPYRYHSSLGQLNFTGSVIYEAQDVYSGDIISGLRDETNFTVIINPSGVVMWYLYPIKNLEMSQQ